The following coding sequences are from one Gemmatimonadota bacterium window:
- a CDS encoding HAMP domain-containing histidine kinase translates to MNAPLRWRLALTFTVGLALMLFVGAAVFAVILERAYREDFDRELLEVAHAASDLYAIDREEYPTRDEAVSHVVSELLLGERTTIAFDTTGQRLAVSRHLPGSPDLEHIDPFATPTTPIDITTAGRDMRVVAVQLPDGVRLLVGQPNASFRARIGVLRVSLAVGLPLLLLLGGAIGVVLARPALKPVNAVATAAETAGEAVLRGDPRLPRLTPPRADDEVRQLTDAFNGLLDQLETALERERGFAEMQRAFLADAAHELRTPAAIVRSEADAALAAPEDVAGARDALRRVADEAGRMGQLITDLLLLARGDADRPFAQAPLYLDDLAEQSLRRIRALPIAAGREVRLGPFEATAVLGDPPLLERAIVALLENALVHGGAGLIELGVAPHEGHAILSVRDHGDGVPMEARERIFSRFARLDTDRPGTGLGLAIARLIATRHGGSLHVEEAHPGARFVMTLPIAPRGDTIVGSTP, encoded by the coding sequence ATGAATGCCCCGTTGCGCTGGCGGCTCGCGCTGACGTTCACCGTGGGCCTGGCCCTGATGCTGTTCGTCGGGGCGGCCGTCTTTGCGGTCATCCTCGAACGGGCCTATCGCGAGGACTTCGACCGCGAACTGCTCGAGGTGGCCCACGCCGCCAGCGACCTCTATGCGATCGACCGCGAGGAGTATCCCACGCGCGACGAAGCGGTCTCGCACGTGGTGTCGGAACTGCTGCTCGGCGAACGCACCACGATCGCCTTCGACACCACCGGGCAACGCCTTGCCGTGTCGCGGCATCTGCCGGGCTCGCCGGACCTCGAGCACATCGACCCCTTCGCCACCCCGACGACGCCGATCGACATCACCACGGCCGGGCGCGACATGCGGGTCGTCGCCGTCCAGCTGCCGGATGGCGTGCGGCTGCTCGTGGGGCAGCCCAACGCCTCGTTCCGCGCGCGCATCGGCGTGTTACGCGTGAGCCTGGCGGTCGGCCTCCCCCTGCTGCTCCTGCTCGGCGGGGCGATCGGCGTGGTCCTGGCCCGCCCCGCCCTCAAGCCGGTGAACGCGGTGGCCACCGCCGCCGAGACGGCCGGCGAGGCGGTGTTGCGGGGCGATCCGCGATTGCCCCGACTCACCCCGCCCCGGGCCGACGACGAGGTCCGCCAGCTGACCGACGCCTTCAACGGGCTGCTCGATCAGTTGGAGACCGCCCTGGAGCGTGAGCGCGGCTTCGCCGAAATGCAGCGGGCCTTTCTGGCGGATGCCGCGCACGAATTGCGTACCCCGGCGGCGATCGTCCGCAGCGAGGCCGATGCGGCGCTCGCCGCCCCCGAGGATGTGGCCGGCGCGCGCGACGCGCTCCGCCGCGTTGCCGATGAAGCCGGGCGGATGGGGCAGCTGATCACCGACCTGCTGCTCCTGGCGCGCGGCGATGCCGATCGGCCGTTCGCCCAGGCGCCGCTCTATCTCGATGACCTCGCCGAGCAATCGCTGCGACGCATTCGCGCGCTCCCGATCGCGGCCGGGCGCGAGGTCCGCCTCGGCCCCTTCGAGGCCACTGCGGTCCTGGGCGATCCCCCGCTGCTCGAGCGCGCCATCGTCGCCCTGCTCGAGAACGCGCTGGTGCACGGCGGTGCCGGTCTCATCGAACTCGGCGTCGCACCGCACGAGGGCCACGCGATCCTCTCGGTGCGAGACCACGGCGACGGCGTGCCGATGGAGGCGCGCGAACGGATCTTCTCGCGCTTCGCACGACTCGACACCGATCGCCCGGGAACCGGCCTGGGGCTGGCCATCGCACGACTCATCGCGACCCGGCATGGTGGCAGCCTGCACGTCGAGGAAGCGCACCCCGGAGCCCGCTTCGTGATGACGCTCCCGATCGCGCCACGCGGCGACACCATTGTCGGCTCCACGCCGTAG
- a CDS encoding response regulator transcription factor: MRVLLVEDERRLADATARGLRGHAHAVDVAGSLAEARRKLALDPYDAIVLDLGLPDGPGLALVQELRAQGDPTPVLILTARDALDDRIAGLDSGADDYLVKPFALEELLARLRAVGRRAVAVRPDILTIDTLRLDPATQAGARGERPLELTTTEFALLAFLAGHPGEVCSRARIAAKVWDENYDPFSNIIDVYVARLRRKVDGDGDRPLLHTVRGAGYVLDPDRTG, translated from the coding sequence ATGCGAGTCCTTCTGGTCGAAGATGAACGCCGGCTGGCCGATGCCACGGCCCGTGGCCTGCGCGGCCATGCCCATGCCGTGGATGTGGCGGGGAGCCTGGCCGAGGCGCGCCGCAAACTCGCGCTTGACCCGTACGACGCCATCGTGCTCGACCTGGGCCTCCCTGATGGACCGGGACTCGCCCTGGTGCAGGAACTGCGCGCCCAGGGCGATCCCACGCCAGTGCTGATTCTCACGGCGCGCGATGCCCTCGACGATCGCATCGCGGGGCTCGACAGCGGAGCCGACGACTACCTCGTGAAGCCGTTCGCGCTGGAGGAGTTGCTGGCGCGGCTGCGCGCGGTGGGGCGCCGCGCCGTCGCGGTGCGCCCTGACATCCTCACCATCGACACGCTCCGGCTCGATCCCGCCACCCAAGCCGGTGCTCGCGGAGAGCGTCCACTCGAGCTCACCACGACCGAGTTTGCGCTCCTGGCCTTCCTCGCGGGACATCCCGGTGAGGTCTGCTCCCGCGCCCGGATCGCGGCAAAGGTCTGGGACGAGAACTACGACCCGTTCTCGAACATCATCGATGTCTACGTCGCACGGCTCCGCCGGAAGGTCGATGGCGATGGCGACCGCCCGCTGCTGCACACGGTCCGCGGTGCGGGCTACGTCCTCGATCCGGACCGCACCGGATGA
- a CDS encoding serine/threonine protein kinase, whose protein sequence is MPSPDALFFALQAAVAGRYSLERELGRGGMGVVYLARDVQLDRPVALKLLPPEQAALPDRRARFLREARLAARLAHPNIVPIHAVEEVGAFVFFAMRYVPGESLGDRLRREGRLAPQVAGPILRDVAYALAYAHAQDVVHRDIKPDNILLDVDGTRALVTDFGIAVLRDDAHEAGRIVGTPEYVAPEQVAGEAVDGRSDLYALGAMGFHALSGRPPFHGTVAELINQHLTAPPPPLLSVVPELRPALAAAIDRALAKRPDDRFPTAEAMAEALEPPRALTQDLPVPVRVWVERGRELKAIYLIWSIFFYGAGTLAYVITSELPAASAVARVLMILCGMATLFPWVGHGVWRIHETRRALEAGVTLDELRHGLDVALARREEELRYEVARPIHWIPKLVRAGTYAAFTGAMAALVYGVFFTTTSNEAGGAFGMFNLATMGVLAGSFFGLIFPGRRVRPTDPFARLRRWMWNGPFGNVMTKLSGIGLRRAPRAGWAEWRPTEVALGSATETLFMALPDGVRSAFADLPQVVNRLEREAEHARQQVAAGAEGAWAARLQESVAAIDTLRIGLLRMSAGRVEAGSLTADLEAARELAERMGYLLEASDDVASLLDASGTSLQSSNHALPRKSAPTTSLG, encoded by the coding sequence ATGCCTTCCCCTGACGCCCTCTTCTTCGCCCTGCAGGCGGCCGTGGCGGGCCGCTATTCCCTCGAGCGCGAACTCGGCCGCGGCGGCATGGGCGTGGTCTACCTGGCGCGCGACGTCCAGCTCGACCGCCCCGTCGCCCTCAAGCTGTTGCCACCCGAACAGGCGGCACTCCCCGACCGACGCGCCCGTTTCCTCCGCGAGGCCCGACTGGCGGCGCGGCTCGCGCATCCGAACATCGTCCCGATCCACGCCGTCGAAGAGGTGGGCGCGTTCGTCTTCTTCGCGATGCGTTATGTCCCCGGCGAATCCCTCGGCGATCGGCTGCGGCGCGAGGGGCGGCTCGCGCCACAGGTCGCCGGGCCGATCCTGCGCGACGTGGCCTACGCGCTGGCGTACGCCCACGCGCAGGACGTCGTGCACCGCGACATCAAGCCCGACAACATCCTCCTCGACGTCGACGGTACCCGCGCCCTGGTGACCGACTTCGGCATCGCTGTCCTGCGCGACGACGCCCACGAGGCAGGCCGCATCGTCGGCACGCCGGAGTACGTCGCGCCGGAACAGGTCGCCGGCGAGGCGGTCGACGGGCGGAGCGACCTCTATGCCCTCGGCGCGATGGGCTTCCACGCCCTCTCGGGGCGTCCGCCGTTCCACGGCACCGTCGCCGAGCTGATCAATCAGCACCTGACCGCTCCACCGCCACCACTCCTTTCGGTGGTGCCGGAACTGCGGCCGGCCCTCGCGGCCGCCATCGACCGCGCCCTCGCCAAGCGCCCCGACGACCGCTTTCCCACCGCCGAGGCAATGGCCGAAGCGCTCGAGCCGCCCCGCGCGCTCACGCAGGACCTGCCGGTGCCGGTGCGCGTCTGGGTCGAGCGCGGCCGCGAACTCAAGGCGATCTACCTCATCTGGTCGATCTTCTTCTACGGGGCCGGGACGCTCGCCTACGTGATCACCTCGGAACTGCCCGCCGCTTCGGCCGTCGCCCGGGTGCTGATGATCCTCTGCGGGATGGCGACGCTCTTCCCATGGGTGGGCCATGGCGTCTGGCGCATCCACGAAACGCGGCGCGCGCTGGAGGCCGGCGTCACACTCGATGAGCTGCGCCACGGCCTCGACGTGGCCCTGGCACGACGCGAGGAAGAGTTGCGGTACGAGGTGGCGCGCCCGATCCACTGGATTCCGAAGCTGGTGCGTGCCGGCACCTACGCCGCCTTCACCGGAGCGATGGCCGCACTGGTCTACGGCGTCTTCTTCACGACGACGAGCAACGAAGCGGGTGGCGCCTTCGGGATGTTCAACCTCGCGACCATGGGCGTGCTCGCCGGTTCCTTCTTCGGGCTGATCTTTCCGGGGCGCCGCGTGCGGCCCACCGATCCGTTCGCCCGGCTGCGGCGCTGGATGTGGAACGGCCCGTTCGGCAACGTGATGACCAAGCTCTCCGGGATCGGGCTGCGCCGCGCGCCGCGCGCGGGCTGGGCCGAGTGGCGCCCCACGGAAGTGGCGCTCGGCAGTGCCACGGAGACGCTGTTCATGGCGCTCCCCGACGGCGTGCGCAGTGCTTTCGCCGACCTGCCCCAGGTCGTGAACCGTCTCGAACGCGAGGCCGAACACGCGCGCCAGCAGGTGGCGGCCGGGGCCGAGGGCGCGTGGGCAGCCCGGCTGCAGGAATCCGTCGCGGCGATCGACACGCTGCGAATCGGGTTGCTGCGGATGTCGGCGGGGCGGGTCGAGGCGGGATCGCTCACCGCCGACCTGGAGGCGGCGCGCGAGCTGGCCGAGCGGATGGGCTACCTGCTGGAGGCGAGCGACGACGTCGCGTCGCTGCTCGATGCCTCCGGCACCTCACTCCAGAGCAGCAACCACGCGTTGCCGAGGAAGAGCGCACCGACCACGTCGCTGGGATAG